The DNA window GAATCCTCGATACGGCAACGGAAACCAACGGCGCCAGCAAGATATTTGCCCCTTGAATCTCCTCAGAAAAGATACGTTACGAAAAAGCAGAACTCTGACTGCAGGGGGAAAATCCGAAGACAGAGAATAGACCTGCACGATTTTGCGGGGATTATCCGTCGCAAGGACGCAATCCGTCCCGGCCGGCGGCGGTTGTCGGCGGGACGCGTCTTCACGCGCTCGGCAGTTCCGTATACCATCGAGTTTTTCCGCCCTCGAGGGTCCGCCTACGCATGTCGCACGATCTCAATCCTGCTCAACGCCAGGCCGTGGAAACGCTCAGCGGCCCCCTGCTGGTGCTCGCCGGGGCCGGCACCGGTAAAACAAGGGTGGTGACCTACCGCATCGCCGCATTGATCCGCAGCGGCATTGCTCCCGAGCGGATCCTGGCCGTAACCTTTACCAACAAGGCGGCGGCCGAAATGCAGGAACGCGTCGCCAAACTGCTGGGGAAGCGGAAGGAGAAACCGAAAGTTTCCACCTTCCACTCCCACTGCGTGTTCATCCTGCGGCAACACATCAGCAAGCTCGGCTATCCGGCCAAATTCGCCATCTACGACGGCGGCGACCAGGAAAGCCTGGCCCGCACGGTCCTGCGGGAAATTCGCGTCTCCAATGAAATGATGCGGCCCGGCGATCTGCTCCGTAAAATCAGCAACTGGAAGTCGGCCGCCATTCGACCTGCCGAGGCTGCTTCGCTGGCAGAGACCGATAAAGAGCATCTGGCCGCGATGGGCTACCGCCGATATCAAAAGGCCCTCAAGCTTTCCGGCGCCGTGGATTTCGACGACCTGCTGCTGCTGACCGAAGACCTGTTTCGCGAACATGCCGACGTACGCGAAAAAGAAGCCGGCCGGTTTGACCATCTGCTGGTCGACGAATACCAGGACACCAACGGCACCCAGTACCGCATTGTCAAAGCCCTCGCCAAAGACCACCGCAACCTGTGCGTGGTGGGCGACGACGACCAGTCCATTTACGGCTGGCGCGGGGCCGAGGTGGAGCATATCCTGAAGTTCGCCCGGGACTGGTCCGATGCGGTCGAGGTGCGTCTGGAAGAGAACTACCGCTCGACCGCCGAGATTCTCAACGCAGCCAACACGCTGATTGCCTACAACAAAAAGCGACACGACAAAATCCTGCGGCCGGCCCGGGCCGGCGGCGAGAAGCCTCGCATCAACCAGCACAAGGATGAAACCGAAGAGGCCAAAGCCGTCGTCGCCGATATCCAGCGTTTGCTGACCGATCCGCACTGGTCGGCCCGCGATGT is part of the Lignipirellula cremea genome and encodes:
- a CDS encoding ATP-dependent helicase — protein: MSHDLNPAQRQAVETLSGPLLVLAGAGTGKTRVVTYRIAALIRSGIAPERILAVTFTNKAAAEMQERVAKLLGKRKEKPKVSTFHSHCVFILRQHISKLGYPAKFAIYDGGDQESLARTVLREIRVSNEMMRPGDLLRKISNWKSAAIRPAEAASLAETDKEHLAAMGYRRYQKALKLSGAVDFDDLLLLTEDLFREHADVREKEAGRFDHLLVDEYQDTNGTQYRIVKALAKDHRNLCVVGDDDQSIYGWRGAEVEHILKFARDWSDAVEVRLEENYRSTAEILNAANTLIAYNKKRHDKILRPARAGGEKPRINQHKDETEEAKAVVADIQRLLTDPHWSARDVAVLFRTNEQPRPFETEMRRVKIPYVVVGGMSFFDRKEVRDILAYLRLLVMQQDEVSLLRIMNTPARGIGQGSVENLMKTAVSQAKTIWEIISNPGLKPQLPAAADKGVNDLVGLIRHFGKLAETSSLVDTARGLIAKIRYEDEIRRRHPEPNDQESRIAAVEEVVNAIGAYESRSKKPTLAGFLEETALGGREFDNEKDKQLRRNAVVLMTLHAAKGLEFPHVYMVGMEEGILPHHRAVKLEMESDAIDEERRLCYVGVTRAQDRLTLSMARTRMKWGKPRETTPSRFLYEIIGKADNAHRIAARSSGSRPTGRGAARKRPPG